Below is a window of Eschrichtius robustus isolate mEscRob2 chromosome 13, mEscRob2.pri, whole genome shotgun sequence DNA.
GAGTAAGGTGCTtggggtgcaaaatttaaggaggcactcactGTCAGGGTCATGTGGGTACAAGGTGTTCAGACTGAACATGTCCTTGAATAATCAAGACCAACTGTATTTAGCACAACAAACCGAGTAAATGCATTTTGCCTCTATTTCACTTACTGTTTTTCCATGGCAGAACATATGGCAGAGACTTGGGAACACGCATGCCTGAAGCCAGGTTACTCTTATGTTCCATAACTATGTTGCTTGCGGGGCTTCAGAAAGAAAGATGAATTTGACTATGTCAGCATATCTGTATTCTTCAGGCAGGCACACACAAGATAATCAAAATGCGTTTTTTGTAATTTGGGGGAAAACAACAACCTACATTCTGAAATGTAAACACATTTCCATCAAAACATTCTCACAATGAGAATGATTACCAGCTTCTCTGGAAAGCTCACTCTTCTGTACAGGCATTAAGATGGGTCTAACCATTTTCATTTTCCAGAAATTGAGATAAACAGCAACGCCATCTACTGTTCAGTTGTATGACAGGCTCATGAACTCAATAGataaaagagataaaacaaaATGCCAAGACAACCAAACTAAAGGCAACAAATCTCACAGAACggagataaaattaaaattgtaccAATGGAATTCATCTTTAAGTTTTTCTATCTCAGTGCAAGACAGACTAAGATACATTTATTATAACTAACTGACTTCAggagctaaaaaataaatattggtaAGTGTtctatttgaggaaaaaaatgaagtctaGCATCTAATTCCTTCATTTTCTAATCCAGAAATAATCTCATTTGGGTTTGaaacatgatcttttttttttgtgccaCGCTGTGCagtttatgggatcttagttccccaaccagggattgaacctgtgccctcgtcagtgaaagcacggagtcctaaccactggactgccagggaatttgaAACATGATCTTTTAAGGTTTGAAGATCAAGTAGTAATGAAAAATCGTAGAGATTTAAATTAGATACAAAATCAGTGGGAAGAAGAGATGCGTTTTCTTTCCTACCCATTTGGTATTATGGATTGCCCAATCTCAAATCAAgaacttttgggcttccctggtggcgcagtggttaagaatccacctgccaatgcaggggacacgggtttgagccctcgtccaggaagatcccacatgccgcggagcaactaagcccgtgcgccacagctactgagcctgcgccctagagcctgcaagccacaactactgagcctgtgtgccacaactactgaagcccgtgagccacaactactgaagcccacgcgcctagagcctgtgctctgcaacaagagaagccactgcaatgagaagcccgtgcaccgcaacaaagagtagcccccactcgctgcaactagagaaagaccgcacacagcaacgaagacccaacgcagccaaaaataataaataaaaaaaataaatttattaaaaaaaatagaacttttaaGATTACTTTTTCCTTAGACACTAGTTACCCAGAGTAAAAATGATACATGTGGTATAGCTAGAGAATTTTTTCAAAGCATTAAAATAATGTGAACTTAGCAAAAACTCCAACTAAGACATAAGAATAGCTGGCGCCACTGTCTCCCTTACTAGACTATAAGCTAGTATTTTTGTGTTCCCGCGGTAATTAACACAAAGCATGTGACCTTTTTATGAATCAaggaataaataaggaaaaaaccccTCCAAAACTATATCTAGACTAAATTACCACCAAGTAACATCATCAAGGAAAGAGGTCCATACATGCTTTGGTGGCTTCTATTGGTAACAGAGCACTGTGATTCTGGGAGGAAGAGGTGGGAATGAGGCCCTTTCATTTACCTGTTGTTGCCACAGTAGGTGGCTGCGCCCCAGACAAATGGGGTGCTGGTCTGTTCCCACAAATCTGCCAAAGGAAGCAAAACATGGTTTGTGGTACTACTAGGTAAAACACCAATTCATGCTAGTCGAATTTGTAAgatgagaaataataaacataagtTTAGAGAAGCAAGTAATAACTGATCAAGTACCTGGCTTAAGTGACAGAGTAGCAAGAATTTAATTGAAGGATATAAACACAAgtgacataaataataataaatgtgccTAGCAGCAACCAAACACAGATGGTACAACAcaatttatggaaaaaaacagaTGTAAAGAAGTGCTTTTTCCAATCAAGAGGGATAGGCTGTTCCACGTGTCTGCACAGAGAGACAAATGTGCTTGTATTGGGGCCCAGTAAAAATAACAAGTCATTCTGAACAACATGGTATgttcataaaaaaggaaaatcttccTTCTATCTAAAGCAAATGACTTGAGATTTTGACATTGTGAAGAAAAAGATGTAGGAGCACTTCACCTTTATCCCAGTCTTCATCGCAAGGAGGGCACTGCCATGTGCTCTCAGTCAGAGTCTCTTGTCCGAGGTTCCTGGTTTGGCTGACTGCAAGACAATAGAGATTCTGACTTAACAAGGGAACACTGCCAAGTTATTGTTTAAAGGGGTTAGTGGCTTAAAAGGTTGCAGGGTCTTTGTTTCTGAAAAATGGACGGGATGAAAGCTAAACAGAGAGGTCTTATCCCCTTGCCAACAGAAGAcaagaaagagaagcagaaacaAAGATGTTTGCCATATTTATGGTAAtaaaagaattttcatttttagatgAATTATTAGTAAAATGAAATCAGGTTGTTCAGAAGAGAAAGCAGTCTGACAAACACCACCTGACAACCTTTTGCtgctaaaataaaaatctcaaaggcAGAAAACCACTGTTCTTCTGAAATGATGAAAGCCAAAATCAAGGTGATAACGTAGCATCATATAAATTTGAAGGGGCTAACCTCCAACACAGAAACATTTAGCTAGTCAGTCTTACCTACATCCTGCTCGATACAGCTTTTGTCATCACAGCTTGAGATATGATGACTGATTTCAGCCCGAGGAACCTGATGGCGAGCATTGAAGGGACAAGTAGCCAGTTTGTCTGCGACGTCAGGATGattctgtgaaaaaaaattaaaggggtCCGTCAATAAACTTGTGGCTTAACTTGGTAGGTAAACTCATAGTAGAACATTAAGAGGGAATTATTTATCACTCATATGGACCATAGAGACATTACCTCAGAATCATCAAAAGCTAAGCCTCTTTGTTATGATTATAAAGACTGACAACACAGATACTGGGGTTAAAGTGGCTTATATGGAAGTAAACAGTGAATTTAGGATGGGGTATTTGAAACATATCTTCACCCCGTTTACTTCTCAGGGTCACAAGATTCAGGCGGCACAGCCTGTAATGGTAGAGCTCTCTGGACGTCTTTGAAAGCTGATATTCAGGATGAACAGCAACAATAAAACACACTTAGTCTGCATTGCAGTAGTGCCCCTGCTACTGCAGTACAATAGTGCAGGAAAACAGCTGTTGGAAGGGAGCTGCAGAAGAGGCAAACCCAATGATTTTTCAGATTAACACAGGAACGCTTATTTAAAGTAATGATGCCTGAAATGAGGCTCTGAACAATTTGACCTTTATTTCAGCTATTTCACTAAGGAAAAGCCCAAATGATAGAGAACTCTGCTGACCAAGTTCCTTATTTtaatacaaaacaagaaaacaaaacaaaatgtttaataTCACCCAAATCCTATGGTAAGTTTACCAGCAATTAAGAAATTTATTAGGAGAAGCAAAAGATATATCATAAATGatactcaaaaaagtaaaaataatgtaAAGTGGGGAGAAGGGTGGAAAAAAATAGGGGATGGAGAAAATTGTGAGGGCAGGTATCTCCATGATTTTTGTAAGGGATATCAGGCAATCGAATGCAAAGGTTTTGTAGCTGAAGATTAAGAGCATTAGAATAGGGGAGTTATGACAATGTCTTTTTACCACTTGGATCCCTTTCCCAACCTTTATCTTTGGAACATTTTTGAGAGCCTAGGGGAGGAAGTTGTGGTAGTATTTGCTAGTCCATATTGCCCAGGTTCAACCTTAAGGAATTCTTGCTCTAGAGATTAAAAGGAGCTGAGAAATAATCAACAATGGCATTATAATCATGTCTCCAGGACTGCAAGAGAAACATCCTTTGAAGAATGTTAATGCATACTTGAATTGTATGCAGATTTAGATTAAATACCAAAATTGTTTTCCAAGCATAAATCCTGGCAGAACTTTGGCCTCTGTATCTGACATCTATATTCTAACAATCCTTTCAAACTGCCTCAATTAATATATCAGCATTAAACTAGCTTACATCAGCTAAGTCTACAAAAGGGTgaccagagaaaaaaaaatctttgagctgtttttttttcccccaaagatgcTTACTGTTGAAACTTGGAGAAACAGTTATTTTTAGGAATGATCTTTTCTTGGGTTAACCTCTAGCTGTTCAACTTCTCTAAAatttctaaacaaacaaacaaaaaaatcagaaataaatgtattACAATACTCAATCCTTATCAGGACAATGAACACATCAAATTCACAAGGCAAGAGGGATTTCTCACTGCTAGCAAAAATTAGTGTTTCCTCTGTTTTACAAAGGCTGCGAAGACTCTAGAGAAGCTGTTTATGAAGGGTGCTCTGTCACTAGTGGGGGggaaaaaccaaaacaagaaaaaacttacATAtccaagaaataaacaaattcttTTCTATAAATATTGGTATTTAACCCAAAGCAATTCTGGCATTCAGTTAAAACATTTATgttaaaattatttgatatttacAAAATTTGGCTTTTAAAAAGAACTCAGGAGGGCATCACAGggcaaattaagaaaataatacccTACCTTTCTGCACTTGATAAGATGATAAGGAAACCTGCAGGCCCTGATCTGGTGGTTTTTATCATAGGGGCATTGTAACAGCTTTTCAGGGTCCAGGGTATCGACTGAAAGAGAGAATAATAGGGTAAGTATAAAGCTTAACAGGCCCTTGTAAAACTTCAGCATCCACGGCACATTGGATTTTTTCAACAGAATCTGTAAGAGTTGAACAAGACAGTCTAACGACggcttggaattttttttttaaaagggtgactaaacatctgaaaataaaaatgtaactgTGAGAAGATAAAACTGCATTATCATCGAATCTTCATTAAGTCCAGCAAAACCAGCAATCATGGGGTGGGGTCCTAGTTCAGATTTGGTTGTACATAAATATTGTTGTTTTCATTGTTGGTTATCCttattataaacaaaaaaattaaatgaaacatcttttccttttctaaaagtGCTAATTCAGGGTCAtaggacttccgtggtggcgcagtggttaagagtctgtctGCCGGTGCagaggacacgagttcgagccctggtccgggaagatcccacgtgccacagagcaactaagcccgtgcaccacaactaccgaacctgcgctctagagcctgcgagccacaactactgagcccgcatgccaaaactactgaagcccacgtgctctagggcctgcgtgccaccactactgagcccgagtgctgcaattactgaagcccgtgtgcctagagtccgtgctccacaacgagaagccaccgcaatgagaggcccgcgcaccgcaacgaagagtagcccctgctcgccgcaactagagaaagcccacgcgcagcaatgaagacccaacgcagccaaaaagaaaaaaaagtgctaaTTCAGGGTCATTCTTATCTCTAGCTAGTTCAACCAGAGCTTCCCAGCCAGTATGTTGAAAGTTGGAATGGACAGTGTACTGATACACTGCTGTGCGGGTCCACTGCACACGTGTCCCCTATCCCCCAACCAGTCCTAGGTAAGTTGAGGGTAGTGAATCCCCTACACTAGCATCCCTGTCTATTTACTAGTATGCTATGACATGAAAAAAGTTGGTAAGCATTGCTCTATATCAGTTATACATTCTATGGAAGCTTGAGAAATATTCATTGATAGATTTCTTTTTCGTCTGTCTGCTTTAATGTACTTCTATAAGTAGTTCCTGATCTCGGTTAATCTAGTTACCTCTCAAATGAAACCAATACCTTTACCAGATCGGTggttttacttttcatattttggAACATAATGAGAAAAAGACAGAGAATTCTTTAACCTAGTGATTATCAAATTGGCCAGATAAAAAAGTAGAATAATCTGCAAAAAGAGAACCTTAAGTTAAGACAACTGCAGACACCTTAACGGGGCTGCTGTGTGAAAGAAAGCCCCTAACCTATATCACGCTATTTAAAAGTACCCTTAGAAGACTATACTTTTAGGGACCATTTCAATAGTGTGAATAGAAACTAGAGAAGTTTCTCTGAACGTGCAAAACTATTCTTACGTTCTGCAAAATGTCCAGACTGAGCCCCAAATTTTAAGAAGCCTGGTTAAAGAAGGGAAATTAAATGGTTAAGCACATTCTGAATATATTATGAGGACAAGAGGCAACCTAATAAAATGCTGTTGCCACCACACTGAAGGCaataataaaagtgaaataagATAAACAATTCACATTTGATAAGAAGCTTATAAACCAGGAGACTGCTATGAAAATCAGAAGCTAGTGGGGAATTGAAACAGACAGCTTCACTGGAAGAGTGGTAAACATGGGATAAATTGCTAACCATGATGGTGATGCAAATGAGCCAGAAAGGTGACTTGAAGGACAGAATGAATAGGAACGAAAAGTCTTAAAGGACAAGCAGGCTTATTATGCCAGCCAGGCTCATCCTGACCAGCAATCTTTTCATATTTCTGAAGCTCCAGGAAGAGTTTACAGATGAAATTCTtgttagttttccttcatttaaTCCATTCCATCACTAGCAAATGATAGGCCATGTCAGCAGCTGACAGACTGGACGTACTTTATGATTCATACACATTTTACTGCCCATACAGTGGTATTCATCAGAGTTGATAATGATAGCTTCCTATCAAAGTGCTTTACTTTTTGGTCTCTGATAACTTAGGTCAGCTCTAAACTGGTTTTttagattaaaattttatttttaattaaaaatttttaacggTAATAAGAtacacataacgtaaaatttatcttaaccattttaaagtatacagttcagtggtgttaagtatattcacactgttgtgcaaccaaccTCCAGaaattttcatcttgcaaaactgaaactctatacccattaaataactcccatttcctcctccctgtaaaccctggcaaccactattctactttttgtttctatgtttCACTATTCTAGACACTtcatatatgtgaaatcatatggtatgtctttttgtgactgatttgtttcacTTCCCacaatgtcctcaaagttcatccacagTGTAGCCTGTGACAAGATTTCCTGTACCTATTTTgccatttgctttcttttaactTATCTTAGAGCTCCTTCTATGTCAGTATGTTAAGAAATGTTTCACTGCTGCATACGGATGTACCATAGATTCTTAATCAGTTCCCTTACAgatagacatttaagttgtttccagttttttactaTTATATACAATGCTGTGACTAGCAATCTAACATATACTTCTTTGTGCTTTGTACGAGTATTTCCCTTGGGCAGATACCTAAGAGTGCTACACGAAGtatatatgcatttaaagttgTAATGAATACTATCGAACTGCTCAGCAAAAATCTTGAGTGGCTTTCTGGGAATATAACTTAATTTGGAAAACAAAGCAGGCCCTCTGGACAACCTTCCTCCAAGAGAGTAGACTCAGATGTTCCTCACACTTGCATAGGGCCCAGAACCCATGGTGAGAAATGGAGGAAACTTCACGGAAATAAGGAACTAGACTTGACGAGAGTATCATCAGCTAAGAGCTACCGCCCAAAGACAGAAGAAGCTGGAGATCTTCAGGAATCTATCAGATTAACGTTAGAGTTTTAGGTCACTTTGGGAAAAAGGTCAAACATATTCTAAAGCACTGTTTCTCACTTTAACATGATTCCTGGTGTTAAATCTTAAATCACTTGGGGActgtgttaaaatacagattctgattcagcaggtttgAGATGAGGCCTGAGGCTGTGCATTTCTAACCTACTTCcaggtgatatttttcttttttttttcttttttttaagtcttaaaaCAAAGAAGCTTTATTAAGAAAGACATAGATAAACAGAAATGCTATAGACTTAAAGGAGTTGATTCTTCACAAGCCAACTTATTTATTAAACTTAATCacaaaacttaaataaaattgtaaacatACAGCAAAATTcaccatttccttctttctttaacaAACATCTACTGATTATCACTATGTAAAAAAGTTTCCGTTATGTAGCAACACAGTAATTAAAAGAACCAGGTgatatttttctaagaaaaaaaaaaatcaccactgACAAAAGTAATGAATAGAGATATAAAGGGGAGATGTTGCTTTCTAATTTAATAGAGTAGTAAGcttccaagaataaataaatataaatctctCATATCTATCTCACATGGAAATCTCAGATTTTAATtaacatatttttagaaaaattaaggGGGTGAAGGAGGAAGCCCTACGGAAGATCAAGGAGAATCAGATCCATtattctcaaagtatggtcctcAGATTAGCATCATCACCTGGGAAcatgttagaaatgcaagttcttgggtcccagaccttctgaatcaaaaattttgggggtggggtccagcaacctgtgttttaacaagcctcccaggtgattctgctgcatgctaaagTTTAAGAATCTCTATTGTAGATATTTAATAAAGATTGTTTCCATGTAGTTTCTACATGTTGGTGATAAAGATTCTATTGGACTCTTCCTTGAAGGTAGAATGGGACTAAAATACCCTTTAGTTAGAACTTATTAATTATAGAGATTCTGAACAAGACAGAAAGTAGGAGACAAAGGAGGCCCTGTTGACGAGTTTCATCCACTCAGATGTTCCTCAGACTTGGTCAGGGTCTAGAAACCATGGTGCTTTGTAGTAGCAAGTAGGGCACTACATACAAACAACATATAAGACTCTGGTTCTGACTCTGTCCCCAACTAACTACGTAACTTTAGGACAAATCAATTAATCTAGGTTCTGTTTTCTCAGTTGTAAAATTCGAACGTTGAATGAAATGATTTTTCAGGTCTCTTTTGGTGCTACACTTGTATGATCCTAGGTCTCCTGGTTCCCATTTGATTTGTTGGGCCATCTAGATTCCTGGATCACTTGAGAAACAAGAATCCTCCCTAGGATTTCTTTAAGTCTAAAAACGCAGTGTACATCAACATTATGTATATCATATTATCCCACAAAATAGAAAGAAACCAGTTAGTTAGTTAATGACTATCCCTGTGTCATTAACAGGAGAAACTGAAGTCCTGAGGAATGAAAATGcttcatttaataaaaatatagtttaacACTATGGTGTTAAACACTATGGTGTTAAACACACTATGGTGTGGTGTCCCAACCACAGCTTTCTCAAAGCTTGATGACTTCTCAtacttctttctttaaatttcaagTGTCGTATTTCAAATTTGGACATTTCTCTACATTACTAAAACAGTCTCTGGGGAGACCTTTTCTTCTCAGCAGTCTAGCGAGAAAAGTGAATCTTTCCCAACACAGTAAAAGTCTTGTCAGACAGAAAACTACATGTTAGTAATTTAACTTATTTTCTAAAAGCAACAAGAAGTACGTACTGTAAGTGTCTTCCATGTTGGAAATGAAGGAGCCAAATCCAAGtgctgggggggaaaaaaaagcagtggATCAGGgaatcagaaatgaaatgtaTCAAAAGTAGCCCTAAGAAGTGGAGTCAAACTTGGATTCAAACTAGAATTGAAGTCACCCAAGTTCAATATAAAAAACCCTTATAGCATCTCCCTCCCCCTCAATAAGTTTCTCCCCTTGAAGGCATTCTTTACTACTTTGAACCATTTTAACATCATTGCCCAATTCACACTCTTGGAATAAATTCTAGGGCTCACAGTTTAGAAAAACCAAATATGACTACTAAAACTGTATTCAGGTGATAAGATGTCAGTCTATTTTAAGTGCCATTACAACACCCTGTCACTGTTTACCATCTATTAGGGTTTGATGCTATTTAACATTAGAGGGGGCAAGTCAA
It encodes the following:
- the GTSF1 gene encoding gametocyte-specific factor 1, whose product is MEDTYIDTLDPEKLLQCPYDKNHQIRACRFPYHLIKCRKNHPDVADKLATCPFNARHQVPRAEISHHISSCDDKSCIEQDVVSQTRNLGQETLTESTWQCPPCDEDWDKDLWEQTSTPFVWGAATYCGNNSPASNIVMEHKSNLASGMRVPKSLPYVLPWKNKISGSSSWSEVMRANYPVSTTIPLSIIPLLYHHYHYPSTSHRLRPGLGTQPSAKSGPQALILAPKAAPVKGLDARHNPRYCYLPSTSNTGSSSYRNSASSGETTAGEGGAQGLKERQAPAQFPFFFSLFMPPNMGFGPNKAH